The sequence CCTTCAGTGAGAGTCCCGGTTTTGTCGAAAACCACCGCGGCGCTGTAGCCGTACGCCGATGATATAGCTACGGCGATAAGGGTCATCATCCCAGGCCGGCGGGCAGCAGCTTCGGTGAACAGACCCTTCAGGAACGGCCACCCACCGAAAAAATAAACCACTGAGGCCAGCACAAACAGGAGCAGGGAGTCGCCGGGAAAAACGATCCGGCCCTCGATCCCGAGAAACGACTGGATCATGGGGGACAGGGCGAGGACGGGGATCGTCAGGGCAAGGCAGACCTTGAATCGTCTCTTGTAATCTGCCACCATGTGATCGTGGTGCGAAGCGTGCTCCTTGTGTTCCCCCTGCACTGGATGTGTCTGCATGTTATTTTTCTCCATGTCCCGAACCCTCCCTCAATGTCCTGTTTTCCTGAGGCTAAGAAGATGCTGCCTCGCAGCCATGGCCGCCTTCGCGCCCTCCCCGGAAGCAATGATTATCCTCTTTCCGAAAGCGTCGGTGACATCCCCGGCCGCAAAGAGCCCGGGACAGGACGTTGAGCAGTCGGGAGCAATGATGACCTCCCCGTTTTCATTGAGTTCGACAATATCCGAAACCAGCTGGGAGTTAGGCTGCAGGCCGATGGCAATGAATACGCCGCCGACCGGCAGGTTTAGCGTCTCCTTCCCGGCTATTTTTCTGATCGTCAAACCAGACAATGCATTCCCGCCTTTGAAATCAACCACCTTGTAGCCTTCGTAGAGGTTGAGGTTGTCGAACCTGCATATACGAGCGGCAAGCGACGGATCGGCGCTTAGTTTGCGGTCGGAGATAAGATGTATCTTTTTGACGATGGTCCGCACTTTCTCAACAATTTGCACGGCCGAATTCCCCCCTCCGATGATAGCGACATCCTCCCCGGTCACAAATGAAAAATCCTGGATGTTGCCGTAAAAGAGCCCTTTTCTCTGGAACTCTTCCTCGCCGGGTACATCCAGTTTCCTCCTCGTCATACCGGTTGAAATGATCAGGACTCTCGCAAAATAGACCTTGGACTCCGATGTAGTAACATTGAAACCACCCCGGACATTTTCGACCTTATCCGTTTCGCCGATCAGGTGATCTATGTAATGTGAATGGATCAACTGGCGTTGAAATTTTTCAATCAGTTCAGGTCCCGTAATGAAGTTGAAACCCATGTAGTTCTCTACTTTCGTGCTGTCTATTGCCTGACCGCCAAGGTCCTTGGCCAGCAGGAAGGCATCAATTTTCAGCATATCCGCGTAGACAGCCGACGTAAGCCCGGCTGGACCGCCTCCGATGATTATGAGGTCATACGAGGAACGTGGAAGATTACAGGTCGTTTCTTTGAGAAACTTATCCCTGCAGCCTTCAGAGCAGAAATAAAAAATGTTTTTGTCACATTCCGTTGCAAGGGCGGTTCTTTCGTCGACATCCATATTGCATATGGGATCCTTTTTCACTTCCTCCCCCTTTTATCCCGTCCGGTTTTCAACTGCCTCAATCTGCAGACAAACGCTGTCATGCTGTTCTGGTGGGATGTTCGCATCTGCACCAGACACACGTGCAGTTCGTATGGTTGCAGCTCTCGTCCTTGACCCTGTTGACGTAATTTCTCCTGGCCAACGGATAAAGCAGATGTTTGACCGGGAGATGGTTGTAATGGCGCTTCAGTATCCTGTTGGGATCGTTATTTGCGAGCCTTCTCGCCATGAACCTGTACCCGGCATGGCCGAACCTTTCATACAGAAACCTGTTTATGAGAGAGGCTTCCAGCATGGGCCCAAGCTCATTTTTCCACAGAACATCGTAGCTGGATTTTTCCATGATGCTCCTGGCGGCGAGGTAGCCTGACATGACCGAATACCTCATCCCGAAACCCCACAGGCAATCCTGAAACCCACCCGATTCCCCGACGTAGAGCTTGTCGTTTCGGACCTGTGTATCCCGCAGGAAGAAATTGCCGAAGCCACCGAATTTCCTCTCGTTTCCGATATCCATTTCCATCGTTGTATTGAAAAAGCTGATCATATTCTCGAAGAACTCTTCGCCCCTGCGATAATTGCGGTAAAGGACTGTGGCCATGGTCCCATAGCCATCATTCACAAGAAGGTAAGCATAACCTTTGGAAGCAATATCATCATCAAGAACCACGATCGCCGTGTCTTCCATGGATGTGTCAAAGGTGATGCCCACGGCGATCACATCGGCCCCCTTCGGGCCGGTTCCCACTATGGCCGGCCCCGCAAGGTGATCCGTATTGTGTTCGAACAGTATCTCCGTGCCCAGCGCCTGGGCCTGTTCCTTCAGACCTGTGTCGAGAGTACCGGACATGGACCCCCTCTTAACGAGGTAAAAAATGGGCTTTTCAGACTTTATGGAAACAGGCTCCATCCCGCGGGAATGGATGACTCCTCCAAAATAGGGCTCGCAGAGGAAGTTTATCTCGATACCCATATCCTTCAGCGTTTCGGTGATATCGACATCCGCACTCCAGTTTTCGAGCCCCTGAAAATCACCGTTCAGCCGGTGGCCGACATCAGGGGACTTCTCAAAAATCGTCACCGGAATGCCGTAACGACGAAGAACGATGGCGGCAACGAGCCCCGCCGGACCGGCGCCGATTATTTTCACCGTGTTCATGATCACTCCCCTCCTCGCGGTCCACAGTTTTTTGCTTCCCTCACAGGATCTTGTTGTAAACAGCCCCGAGTGCGTAGAGCAGAACGAAGCTTATGACAGCCGCCTCCACCATACCCCCGATGATCCCGAGAGGGCTGAGGGAAAATACCATGTGCCACTTCATCATCATTTCCACGGCTCCTTCGTATATCCCCATGTTGCCCAGAATTCCGAGGAGCAGCATTACCGCCGCGGAAACGACAGCGCCCGACACACCAAGCGCCCGGGGATTCAGCTTTGCCTTCATGTTTTTTTCCTCCTCACTTTTTCCTCACCTGATTATATGGCGGATTTATTAATGTTTCCCTGTAAAACCAACCCTGATCAGGTAGATGCGAACATAGCGCGGGTTGTTTCATTTCATATTTTGCGCTTGTATCTGCGCATCAGCAATGAGTTCGAAACAACGGACACGGAGCTGAACGCCATGGCCGCCCCGGCGATGATGGGGCTGAGGAGGAATCCAGTGAACGGATAGAGCACACCTGCCGCTATCGGGAGACCCAGGGCGTTGTAACCGAAGGCCCAGAATAGATTCTGTTTTATCTTGCGCATGGCGAAACTGGACAGGTCTATAGCCATTACCACATCACGGATGTCGTCTTTAATGAGGACGATGTCTCCGGACTCTATTGCCACATCCGTTCCACTGCCGATGGCGATCCCGATGTCGGCCTGGATCAAGGCGGGAGCGTCGTTGACGCCGTCCCCGACCATGGCGACCTTGCGGCCATCGTCCTGAAGTTTTTTCACCTCCGCGGCCTTATCCTGGGGAAGCACCTCGCTGAGCACCCTTTTTATACCTACCTGAGCGGCGATGGCATCCCCTGTCCGCCTGTTGTCGCCTGTGATCATGATCACTTCCTTGCCCATCTTTTGAAGCGCCTTTACGGCAGCCAAAGAGTGTTCTTTCAACGTGTCGGCCACGGCCAGAATCCCGGCAATCTTACCGTCCACTCCGACGATCATCGCCGTTTTGCCCTGGTTCTCAAGCTCGACCATCGCCTCGTCAGGGCCTTTCAGGTCCAGACCCATTTCAGTAAAGTAAGTACGGTTCCCGATGGCCACTTTCCGGTCGCTTACAGTGCCCTCCACGCCCTTCCCGGTGATGGAATGAAAGTCTTCGGGCGGCGTCAACTCCAGGTCCCTTGCCAGGGCGCCATCCACGATGGCCTCGCCCAGGGGGTGTTCGGAATTTTTCTCCACGGAAGCGGCCAGTTCCAGCACCTGGTCGGATCCCCACTCCCCGAAGATTACAACGTCTGTCAACTCGGGTTCGCCTTTTGTGAGGGTTCCGGTCTTGTCGAACACGACCGTATTTATCTTATGCGCCATCTGAAGCGCCTCGGCGCTCTTGATCAGAACCCCGTTCTTCGCTCCCAACCCGGTGCCCACCATGACGGCGGTGGGCGTTGCCAACCCCAGGGCACACGGGCAGGCGATGATGAGGACCGCAATGAATACGGTCAGGGCGAAAATAAAGCTTTGGCCGGCCAGCATCCAGACAGCGAAGGCCAGCAGGGCAAGCCCGACCACCACCGGCACGAACCAGGCCGAGATCAGATCGGCCAGGGCCTGGATAGGGGCCTTGGAACCCTGGGCTTTCTCTACAAGCTTGACGATCTGCGCCAGGGCCGTATCCTTGCCAACCTTGGTGGCCCTGAACCTGAATGATCCGGTCCTGTTGATGGTGGCCCCGATAACCTCGTCGCCAGTGGATTTTTCCACCGGCATGCTCTCACCGGTGAGCATTGACTCATCCACCGCCGAATACCCTTCTACAATGACTCCGTCCACAGGAATCTTCTGACCCGGCTTCACCAGAACCTCGTCTCCCGTCCGCACCTCCTCAACAGGTATCTCCATCTCCCGGCCGTCTCTCACAACCAGGGCCGTTTTGGCCTGTAGCCCCATCAGTGATTTTATAGCCTCGGAGGTCTTCCCCTTGGCGATGGCCTCAAGCCATTTTCCTAATAGTATAAAAACGATGAGGAGTCCGGCAACCTCAAAATAAAAGTTTTCCGTGCTGTAGCCGCTTTTCCCTGACCAGATGGCTATCATAACCGTTGTGCTGTAGAGCCACGCGGCGCCTGTGCCAAGAGCTACCAGGGTGTCCATGGTGGCCATTTTCGTCTTTATGACCGCGAGGATTCCACGAGTGTAGAACTGGTAGTTGACCAGAAGGATGGGGGTCGCCAGGAGGAACTGCAGGATGGCTTCCCATCTGTCGGGAATGTGGGGCACCGGGATGCCCACCAGGGGTCCCATGGTGAGAATAAGTAGTGGTATGCCCAGAATAGCAGAGAAGATGAACTTGAACTTGATGGTCTTTATCTCCCTTTCCCTCGCCTCCTTTTCCCTGTCCAGGGTCCCTTCTGTCTCCTCCAGAGGTGTGTATCCCGCGTCCCGTATCGTCTGGAGGATCTCTTCCCTGCTGACGACGGAAGGATCAAAGTCTATCCTGGCTCGCTCGTTGATGAACAGCTCCTTGGAATTGATCCCTTTCAGACTGTTCAGGGCGCCCTGGACCGTGCCCAGGCAGTGGGGATTGTCCATCCCCACAACCTTCAGGTTAAGGTGTCCGCCGGTGCGCTCCTCCCTGATGTGGGGTGTATACCCCGCGTCCACGATGGCCTTTCCAAGATCCTGGTGAGAGACGGTGTCGGGGTTGAATTGGACCATCACAGATTCGGCCGCAAAGTTAACGCTTGCTTCCGACACGCCATCCAGCTTCGACAGCGCTTTTTCTATGGTCGCCGCGCAAGACGCGCAGTGCATCCCCGTGATGCCGATGGTGACGCTCAGACCGGGCGCCTCCCTCAGGTGAGGGGTGTAACCGGCATCGGTAACCGCCTTCTCGATATCTGCTACGGAAATTTTCGCAGGATCATACTGAACCGAGGCGGATTCCGACGCGATGTTCACACCGGCGCTATGGACTCCGTCCAGTTTTTTAATCGCTTTCTCCGTATTGATAGCGCAGGAAGCGCAGTGCATCCCGATTATGCCCATTGAGACAGACTTGGTCATCGGCTCGGCCTGATCTCCTGGCATGGGAATTTCACAGGCCGCGGCTGACTTGTCTGTCTCGAGTTCCATGTCCCGGGTTCCATGTTCCAGGTCACCGTTCTCTTCCTCCGGACTCACATGCCCTGAGCTTGTCGAAGGGTGGACTCCTGACTCTGGACTTCCGGCTCCGGAATCTTGAGTCAGGAATTTATCCCTGCATCCAGGGCTGCAAAAGTACCAGGTTTTCTTGTCCTTTTCCCCCGAAAGCGCTGTACTCACATCCACTTCCATGCCACATACGGGATCGACAACCTTTTTAACATCCGCATTTTCCGACTTCATAAGCTTATCTCCATTTCAGGTGCAGATTCATTGATTTGCCGAATCGCGGTCCTCCGGTCCGGCACCTGTCTTATCGTCTGTCTTATCGTCTGTCTTCTCACCGCCGCCATCATGCTTGCCGTGGCCGCCGTGGCCGCCGCAGCACCCGCCGCCTTTAAACATCATGTATCCCATTCCGCCAACGATAAGCAGTAAAAATAATGTGTTGAATGACATTACGCTACCTCCTTATTCATAAGGGGATGAATTCGCAAGAAGTCATCAATGGACTTTTTACGACCTGAAATAAAGTGGTCACCGGAACTTTGAAAGGAGTTCAAGCACTTCATCGACCTTGGCCCCCCTGTCCAGGGGATCGTCTCCGGTGAGAGAATCCCTCACGCAACTTTCAAGATGCCCTTTGAAGATGTTCTCCTGGACCCTTGCCAGGGCGTTTGACGCTGATCTGATCTGGGTCAGGATATCGACACAATAGCGACCCTCCCGGATCATCTTGCTAATACCCCTGATCTGGCCCTCTATCCTGTTGAGTCGAACGAGCTGTGCTTCATGCATATCAAATCCCCTCCATTGAATTACAATCAATCCTGTCCTTGCGCCCTACCTATACCATACCCCCCTATGGTATGTCAAGGGGTTTTTTACTCTCTGTTTTTAAAGCACTGCCCAGCCGGAACCCCGTGAGATGCGTGGTATTGTTAAAGGGAAAACGGGAAAACTATTGTTTACAAACATGATGTACATATGCTAACAGGAACTCCGCTCTCAGGTTCCCCGACCACATCGAAGGCGTATCGACATCCAGCAGGGCTAATTTCTCGATGCAATGTAAACGAGGCCGACGCCAACATTCTGCGGCCGGCCCCCAGACGGGAAGGCTGCCGAAAAACCATGAAAACAGCAACAGTGCCCAATGCCAAACTGGCCCACCTGCGGGAGATCCTCAGGAAACTGGATTCAGTCGTCGTCGCCTATTCCGGAGGGGTCGACAGCACCTTCCTCATGTGGGTCGCCGCTGATGAGCTGGGGAACGGGGCCTTGGCGGTCACAGCCCGGTCGGAAACCTATCCGAAACACGAAGCTGAAGAAGCGTTATCCATGGCCAGGGGGTTCGGCTTTCGCCACCGGGTCGTTCAGACCTCCGAACTGGCTATCCCTGGCTTTCGCTACAATCCGCCGGAACGATGCTATTATTGCAAATCTGAGCTGTTTGCCACCCTGCGCATGATCGCCGACGAGGAAGGCATCAGATACGTTGCGGACGGGTCTACAGTTAGCGATATTACTGACTACCGTCCCGGCCGAAAGGCCGCGGAGGAGAAGGACGTGCTTTCACCTCTCATCCAGGCCGACCTGAATAAAGAAGAGGTTCGAACCCTGTCGAAGGAACTCGGAGTTCCCACCTGGAACAAACCAGCCTTCGCCTGTCTCGCCAGCCGATTCCCCTACCATGAGGAGATAACCGAGGAGAAGCTGTCCCGTGTGGCCCTGGCAGAGGAGTACCTTCGATCTCTCGGTATCCGCCAATACCGTGTCCGTCACCACGGCCCCCTTGCCCGCATCGAAGTGGAACATAAGGACATCGAGATCCTTCTGAAACGGGAGGACCTCATTGGGCGTTTTCGCAAGCTCGGGTTTACTTACGTCACGGTAGATCTTGAGGGCTATCGACCGGGAAGCATGAACGACACGTTGACTGTTCAATCAACGAACGGGCGTCATCATCCCTCTGTTCCTGTCAATGATGAACCTGTTAATGAAAGATAAGAGTGCATTACTTTGAACGAACGTTTTACGCCATGTGTGCAAAAAAGAAACATATCCCTGATGGATGACTGTGTAAAAACGGAACACTCCAACCATTCCCGTAAAAATTGATAAACTCATATTATTTGCAAGATCAAGGAGTTGCTGTTCTATACCATTTTTGTAAAGTTATGGCACGATCTATGCTTACCTCAGGGAGAAGCCAAATGTCTGGAAAGCATAAGTGTCGACTGAGGAGGAAAAAATGAGGGCAAGATCTGTAGAGATCAAGGACAATGGATGGAAATGGCTCCTGGCCGGGATTTTGGGGCTGGCATTAATTTTCGGAGGGTACGGCCTTTCCCTGGCCATGGGCATGGGCGGCGGAATGGGTATAGGTATGGTATGGTAGTATATGACAACCTGCACCTGAAAGCCGGAAAGATCACCAATACGGCGGACAGCTTCAAGGTACGGGTCATGATCCGGAGCGGCAAGGCTCCTGTTGAATCGGGTTATCTTTAACAATGAGAAGCAACGGTGGAGGTGCAAAATGATTGAGGAGAAATACTTCTTTAAAACGGTCCTGGATCTTCCCTATGAAGAGGCCAAAAGGAAAGTCACAGAAGCGCTGTCCGGGGAGGGTTTCGGAATTCTAACCGAGATCGATGTCAAGGCGACGCTTAATAAAAAGCTCGATGTCGACTTCAGGAAATACGTCATCCTTGGTGCGTGCAACCCCTCTCTGGCTTTCCAGACTCTCAAGAATGAAGAGCAGATTGGCTTGATGCTGCCCTGCAACGTGGTTGTCCAGGAGGGTAAAGACGGGACGACCATAGTATCCGCAATCAATCCTGAGGTAGCCATGAAGTCGGTCCAGAACCCGGATATTGCGCCTGTCGCAGGAGAGGTATCCCAAAAATTGAAAAATGTTATAGGTGGGCTTTAATTCACCATTTTCAAAAAGGAACTGAGCCATGCTGGAAGAAACGGGGATAGTGGTGTCGGTTTCCCCGGGCCGTGCGAAGGTAGCCCTGGTCCGGTCGGAGGCATGCGGGAACTGCGCAGCCAAAAGCATGTGCCATTCCACCTCGGAGCACCTCAGGGAGATCGAGGTTGCAAACCCGATGGGAGCCAAGCGAGGAGAAAAAGTGGTCATCACGCTCTCGCCTGAGGCTCTGCTCAAAGCAACCCTCCTGGCATACCTGTTCCCGTCGACACTTATGGTCGCCGGAGCGGCAGTGGGGTGGTTTCTCAAAGGTACTGACCTTTGGTCGCTTTTTGGAGCTCTGGCAGGCTTGACAGTTTCGTCCATGTACATTTACATGCGCGGTCGAAGAAAAAAAACTACGCAGGGGCCGGCAATTTCTAAAATCCTCCATCGAGGAGTTATTACGCAAGATCAATATGGACAAGGAACGTTGGGAATCTGATCGGCAGGTTCATTTAAGCTGAAAGGGTCGCACCGGAGCCGGATCCGCGATAGACTGATTGACGTTTAGGAGAATAACCTGGATGAGAGGCCGGACGGCGAAATTGCAGCAGCGACCCCTTTTATCTATCCTGCTGGCAGGGGTAATTATCGCTGTTTTTTTACTTGCCGGATTTCACGGAATAATACCGGTCGATTCGGAAATGACCTGCCATGCGGCCGGTGTTACTCTATGCGCAACCACCATATGCGCCGTTATTCTCATTATTCCTTTTCTCCTGACGGTTTTACTGCTCGCCTCTTCCATTTTGTATTTTACCCCTACCTTAAAGTCTGAACTCCTTTTCGTATTCGAAAGACCTCCCGAGTATTAGCCCTGCAGAAGATTTAGTCTCACAATCGGGGAGCTTCATGACATGAACACGTGCCTTCCCCGCCCACTGGTGAACGGCCAATCTGTCGGTTGCCGATCATCTGTCCTCTGTGAATTATAAAAAGGTGATTAAAATGAGATATTACAGTTCCGATACTATTGTTCTCTTGGGCTTTTGCTCCTTTTGCAGAGAGGATTTTCGTGATGGAGTGCCCAGGTTTATCGACGGTGATTTTCCCCGGGAACAGTTCTGCTCCTCCAGGTGCGCCGGCAACTTCCTGAAATATGACCTCGGGGCCGAGCGAGTCATGCCCACCGGATCGGCGATTTACGGACCTGACCCTCTTTTACGTCAAGAGCAGGGAGAATAGACTTAACATCAACCTATGACCAGTCAATGGATCAGGTCCTTCGGGCTGCCGGCTGGAACAACCTGTTCACTCTCTCCAAATTGTGAGGGAGTGAACAGGACCTGGTTCATGAGAGAAACCAGTGGAGGATTACCATGCATGAATCTCCGACAGCTCAACTTAACCGGGTCGAAAACCAGTTATCGGAATCCCGGGAGAGAACTTGATCAGACGATCAGCCGGTCCCACGTCCCATATTGTTCCTTGATAGTACCGCGAGGAATGCACAGCAAGATCAGCAGAACGCCAACGATTGCATTGTTCACTCTTGTGCCGGCGCCGGCCCCTGCAAGCAGCCAGGGCGAAGCGATTATCCACGCGCTGAATAAAACGTTGAGAAAACGGCCGGCCCTGAAAACTTCGGCCATGGCAATCACGGCGACGGTTACAATGAGCGCGCCAAAGATATTGTTGTCGGCCGCCGCCCTGCCCATCGTGCCAAGTATCACGGGCGAAAGCATGAGCCACAGGCCGAAGGCAACGCTGAGCAGCAGTGTCCATGGCAGCGTGACCCCCCAGGACATGGAGGGAAAGTACTCTTTAACGGGGGCTCCGTACAATGGCGTTCTTTCGTCCACATTCTCCACGTTCAGCGTTCCCCCGATCCAGAATGCCCGCCACATAGAATTTCCGTCACGCACGCTCTGCTTAAGGAACTGTCCCATCGCGACCAGCTCATCCACGGTGAACGGTATCATCAGGAGCATGAGCAAAGCGGTCATCAGACATAATGTACACCAGGAGCCCACAACAACCGGCTGCAGGATCACCAGCACGATGCTCGTGACGCCGAGCGGCACGACGAGGATGAAAAAACCGGTCACCATCCACGGCATGGAGCGCCAGCGTGTCTTGCCGCCCATCCAGGCCATGAGCATCTCCAGGGTATAGGCCGCCGCGCCAAGTCCGGCATCGGAGACAGGAAACTTCCGCGACACGTTTGAAGTCAACACGTTCACAGTGCCATGTCCAAAAAACGGTTCCCAGATCGTGGGGATAAAACCAAGCTGGAATGCCGCGAGATAACGGGAGATCAACCAGCCGGCAAACGCGATGATGATCATCGGCGCACGCTGATGCCAGGTTGATGGATTGTAGCTCCAGCCCGGCGGAATTTCCGGGCCTGATTTGGCCATCTCCATATGATGCGCCATACCGGGCATTGAGGGCACGAGAATTGACAACCCAATGACAAGCGTGCCGATCAAGGTGTCATTCACAAACGCGGCCGGGCTTGTGGTCCAGAACACGAGGGGTGCGAACTGAAGCCATATCCCCACCAGGGCGATGCTCCAGCGCCCCCAGAAATCAAACCGGGGCGATACTGCCGCAAGCGCAAACAACACGAGCAACGCGCCACTGGCTACATCACCCCAGATCATCGCAGGCTTCGCATAGCCGAAGGTAAACGGGCTGGTAATAAGCCAGAATCCGAAACCCACGATGGTGAAGTTGGTCCACAACCACTGGCGACGCATGTCCAGCGTCATTTTTATCATGCTCTCGTGGTCGTCCCCATGATTCATATCATGGCTGCCGTGTCCTTTAGCATGTTCGTGTTCAGCGATCATGATCAACGCTCCCTTTACTGAAGGCCCGACGGGGGGTCGAGTTTGTTCTGTCGATACCAGCCCAACGGATCTTTCTTCAGGGCGGCAATGATCTTCGGCAACGTTTCGCGCAATGATCGCTTCGGTTCCCAATCGAGCAGGGTCCGCGCACGAGTGATGTCGAGGGCATAATGGTCATTGGCCCGATCGATCATCCATGGCTTGATGAAAGGCTTCTGACCGGGAATCTGGTTCTCCAACCAGGCCCCGGCTTTCGCCAGCGGTGCGGGAACCTCCTGCGTTTCCCACGAATGTCCATGGAGAAGCCGGGCGATGGTGTGCTGCAGTTCGTCATAGCTCAGGGTCTCGGGTTCGCCTAGCAGAAGCGGCAACTCCGGCGGCAACTGGGACCGTCTTTCAACAATACTCTCAATGGCATCCACCAGATCATCCTTGTGCATGAAAGCCTGACCGTGCGCGACCTCCCCGGAGTACAGATGGCCGGCGATCTGCTGTTCATAGATGCGCTGGATCTGATGCGCCAGCGGTATTGAATTACAGAGATCATCATAAACACCGGAGATACGGAGTAATACAACGGGAATGTCGCCATGTTCCGCCAGGAGGAGATGCTCGGTCTGCACTTTGGACTCCGGGTAGGCCCAGGTCGGCCCAAAGGGCCAGTCTTCTGTTATGAACAAACCCGGTTCCGAGGGTTTGTGAACCAGCATGGTGCTGGAAAACACGAATTGCTCAACCTTGAGCCCCACCTCTTTGAGTCCGCGCAGAAGGCGTTCGGTGCCCCTCACCGTGATATCTTCATACTTTGGGCTTGGCTTACCCAGAAAATCATAGTATGCCGCAAGATGGATCACCGATACAATATGCTCCCCGTGGTGTTCACGGACGATGCGGAGGCCATCCAGCACGCTTTTATCTGACGTCATCTCGACTGGAATGTACACGCAATCCGGAGGAGGAGGATCGAGAGCCTGGCGGTCGAAACCGATGACATGTTCGAATTTACCGGTAAACCGACGCATAACGGCATCGCCGATTGAACCGTTGGAACCTGTAACAAGGACAATGCCCCTGGATGGTTTCATCAGACTCCCTCCAAATCAGCTCAAACGTTTTATCGGACCAACATATTCCACGGACCCCCATGGGTGGTTGATACTTTATCATGGTTTACATGGATTGTAGAATATACAGGCGAATCAGTGTATTTTAAAGACTCTTACCATAATATCATGATACATTTTTTCGCTTTGATGGGGTCCTGATAATGGAGAAATACGCGTGGCTTATCTGGTCGCTGGGTTTCCTTTCCTTCTGGGGCGTCGTATATTTTACGAGGCCTTCAACGAGAAAACAGATGCTGCGGATGAGTCTGTTCACAGCCCCGCTGGGGCTCACCGAGCCGCTGTTCGTACCGGCATACTGGAACCCCCCTACACTGTTCGGCCTGGCCCAGAGAACCGGGTTCGATATCGAGAGCCTTATTTTCTGCTTTTCGATAGGCGGTATTGCAACGGTTCTCTATGAGATGGTCGTGCCCGCGCAGCACGTCCCGATGCACGAGGACGAAAAGCACGATTCTCGCCACCGGTTTCACCTGCTCGCATTGGCAAGCCCGATCATCGTCTTCGTTCCGCTGATGCTGACCACCTCCTGGAACGCTATCTACCCCGGCATTCTGGCCATGATAATAGGAACGATGGCGTCTCTGTGGTGCCGACCGGACCTCAAGGGCAAGATATGGGTGGGCGGGGGGGTCTTCCTGGTTCTCTATTTCCTGTTTTTCCAGCTTCTGGACCTGGCCTTTCCGGGTTATGTCGAAAAATACTGGACACTTGATGCCCTTTCGGGGATCATAACCTTGGGAATCCCGATAGAAGAATACCTTTTTGCTTTCACCTTCGGTCTGATGTGGTCCAGCCTGTATGAACACATCTCGTGGCAGAAAATAACACCCTCTCCCCCGAAGGCGCATTCACCGGACAGAAAGACCCATGATTCACAGGGCGGAACATATGTCGAATAGCAGGGGGCACAGGATATGAGCCAGAGCTACGCATATGGAAACTGGCACCTGGTTGTGGGGATGATTATTGTAGCCCTTTTCTTTATAACCAGGTACATCCCTTTAAAAACCAGATTCGAAAAACGCAGCGGCGGCATGTTGTACGCCTTCATCATCGCTCTTTTCGCCGAAATGTACGGTTTTCCGC is a genomic window of bacterium BMS3Abin14 containing:
- the copB_2 gene encoding copper-exporting P-type ATPase B; the protein is MEKNNMQTHPVQGEHKEHASHHDHMVADYKRRFKVCLALTIPVLALSPMIQSFLGIEGRIVFPGDSLLLFVLASVVYFFGGWPFLKGLFTEAAARRPGMMTLIAVAISSAYGYSAAVVFDKTGTLTEGLFGVQGIIPSENMTEDQILRLAASVESLSEHPIAKGVVAEASTRGIKVPPNGGFRAGGGCPSGRHCPG
- the ahpF gene encoding NADH dehydrogenase: MKKDPICNMDVDERTALATECDKNIFYFCSEGCRDKFLKETTCNLPRSSYDLIIIGGGPAGLTSAVYADMLKIDAFLLAKDLGGQAIDSTKVENYMGFNFITGPELIEKFQRQLIHSHYIDHLIGETDKVENVRGGFNVTTSESKVYFARVLIISTGMTRRKLDVPGEEEFQRKGLFYGNIQDFSFVTGEDVAIIGGGNSAVQIVEKVRTIVKKIHLISDRKLSADPSLAARICRFDNLNLYEGYKVVDFKGGNALSGLTIRKIAGKETLNLPVGGVFIAIGLQPNSQLVSDIVELNENGEVIIAPDCSTSCPGLFAAGDVTDAFGKRIIIASGEGAKAAMAARQHLLSLRKTGH
- a CDS encoding dihydropyrimidine dehydrogenase subunit A, which encodes MNTVKIIGAGPAGLVAAIVLRRYGIPVTIFEKSPDVGHRLNGDFQGLENWSADVDITETLKDMGIEINFLCEPYFGGVIHSRGMEPVSIKSEKPIFYLVKRGSMSGTLDTGLKEQAQALGTEILFEHNTDHLAGPAIVGTGPKGADVIAVGITFDTSMEDTAIVVLDDDIASKGYAYLLVNDGYGTMATVLYRNYRRGEEFFENMISFFNTTMEMDIGNERKFGGFGNFFLRDTQVRNDKLYVGESGGFQDCLWGFGMRYSVMSGYLAARSIMEKSSYDVLWKNELGPMLEASLINRFLYERFGHAGYRFMARRLANNDPNRILKRHYNHLPVKHLLYPLARRNYVNRVKDESCNHTNCTCVWCRCEHPTRTA
- the copA gene encoding copper-exporting P-type ATPase A — encoded protein: MKSENADVKKVVDPVCGMEVDVSTALSGEKDKKTWYFCSPGCRDKFLTQDSGAGSPESGVHPSTSSGHVSPEEENGDLEHGTRDMELETDKSAAACEIPMPGDQAEPMTKSVSMGIIGMHCASCAINTEKAIKKLDGVHSAGVNIASESASVQYDPAKISVADIEKAVTDAGYTPHLREAPGLSVTIGITGMHCASCAATIEKALSKLDGVSEASVNFAAESVMVQFNPDTVSHQDLGKAIVDAGYTPHIREERTGGHLNLKVVGMDNPHCLGTVQGALNSLKGINSKELFINERARIDFDPSVVSREEILQTIRDAGYTPLEETEGTLDREKEAREREIKTIKFKFIFSAILGIPLLILTMGPLVGIPVPHIPDRWEAILQFLLATPILLVNYQFYTRGILAVIKTKMATMDTLVALGTGAAWLYSTTVMIAIWSGKSGYSTENFYFEVAGLLIVFILLGKWLEAIAKGKTSEAIKSLMGLQAKTALVVRDGREMEIPVEEVRTGDEVLVKPGQKIPVDGVIVEGYSAVDESMLTGESMPVEKSTGDEVIGATINRTGSFRFRATKVGKDTALAQIVKLVEKAQGSKAPIQALADLISAWFVPVVVGLALLAFAVWMLAGQSFIFALTVFIAVLIIACPCALGLATPTAVMVGTGLGAKNGVLIKSAEALQMAHKINTVVFDKTGTLTKGEPELTDVVIFGEWGSDQVLELAASVEKNSEHPLGEAIVDGALARDLELTPPEDFHSITGKGVEGTVSDRKVAIGNRTYFTEMGLDLKGPDEAMVELENQGKTAMIVGVDGKIAGILAVADTLKEHSLAAVKALQKMGKEVIMITGDNRRTGDAIAAQVGIKRVLSEVLPQDKAAEVKKLQDDGRKVAMVGDGVNDAPALIQADIGIAIGSGTDVAIESGDIVLIKDDIRDVVMAIDLSSFAMRKIKQNLFWAFGYNALGLPIAAGVLYPFTGFLLSPIIAGAAMAFSSVSVVSNSLLMRRYKRKI
- the csoR gene encoding copper-sensing transcriptional repressor CsoR, which gives rise to MHEAQLVRLNRIEGQIRGISKMIREGRYCVDILTQIRSASNALARVQENIFKGHLESCVRDSLTGDDPLDRGAKVDEVLELLSKFR